From Marinobacter alexandrii, one genomic window encodes:
- the cyoE gene encoding heme o synthase: MNSSVSHIDINTATKVKAYYELLKPRLSFLVVFSSGFGYALANQSSINWINFFFFLVAGFLVSGSSVTINQVIEQKYDAIMKRTKNRPLPSSRITETEAIWFSLLTGIAGLGLMLVAANFLATALSLLSLILYAFVYTPLKRVGSIAVFVGAIPGALPPLIGWAAASGLLTYEAMIIFGIQFIWQFPHFWAIAWVSDEDYKKAGFKLLPGGGAKDLNTAINIMVYTLFLLPLGLLPTYFGLTGLTSGVVATVCGTLFLAQTFSLMKDTSNQKARRIMFGSFIYLPIVQITFLIDKL, from the coding sequence GTGAACTCTTCTGTATCTCATATCGATATTAATACCGCAACAAAAGTTAAGGCGTATTATGAATTGCTCAAACCAAGACTGTCTTTTCTAGTAGTATTCTCCTCTGGATTTGGTTATGCATTGGCAAATCAATCATCCATTAATTGGATTAATTTCTTTTTCTTTTTAGTCGCTGGTTTTTTAGTTTCAGGATCTTCTGTAACGATCAATCAGGTCATCGAGCAGAAGTATGACGCGATTATGAAAAGGACTAAGAACAGACCTCTTCCATCGAGTAGAATAACTGAGACTGAGGCTATTTGGTTTAGTCTTTTGACTGGTATAGCTGGATTAGGGTTAATGCTCGTTGCTGCAAATTTTTTAGCCACAGCTTTATCACTTTTATCTTTAATTCTATATGCTTTTGTATACACACCATTGAAGCGTGTAGGTTCTATTGCCGTTTTTGTTGGTGCTATTCCTGGAGCTTTGCCTCCATTAATTGGATGGGCAGCTGCTAGTGGGTTACTTACTTATGAGGCTATGATCATCTTCGGAATCCAATTTATCTGGCAGTTTCCACATTTTTGGGCCATTGCTTGGGTATCCGATGAAGACTATAAAAAGGCTGGTTTTAAACTATTACCAGGAGGGGGAGCAAAAGACCTTAATACCGCTATAAACATAATGGTGTATACATTGTTTTTATTACCGTTAGGTCTGTTGCCAACTTATTTTGGTTTGACAGGTCTTACTAGTGGGGTGGTAGCTACTGTTTGCGGAACACTCTTTCTTGCGCAGACTTTTAGTTTGATGAAAGATACTTCAAATCAAAAGGCACGGCGGATCATGTTTGGATCTTTTATCTATTTACCAATTGTGCAAATAACTTTTTTAATAGATAAGCTATGA